The Megachile rotundata isolate GNS110a chromosome 8, iyMegRotu1, whole genome shotgun sequence genome has a segment encoding these proteins:
- the LOC100877474 gene encoding uncharacterized protein LOC100877474, protein MISFVLLLPLQLVTVTALPTLGYVDRHRLETYEDLSKESSDFDLFANLTFRFTCEGKQTGLYADLDYDCRIFHACDDSGKGFPVICPNNTLFDQRERICTDKDQVDCVHADEWFYLNELSYSLELEEDAKSKEQEEVPSVLPLLLS, encoded by the exons ATGATTTCCTTCGTGCTGCTTCTTCCGCTTC AACTCGTTACAGTCACCGCTTTACCTACTCTTGGTTACGTT GATCGACATCGTTTGGAGACGTACGAGGACCTGTCAAAAGAATCGAGTGATTTCGACCTCTTTGCGAACTTGACGTTTCGATTCACTTGCGAAGGCAAACAGACCGGCTTGTACGCGGATTTGGACTACGATTGCCGAATTTTTCATGCCTGCGACGATTCGGGGAAAGGTTTCCCGGTGATTTGTCCAAATAACACGTTGTTCGATCAGAGAGAACGAATCTGCACGGATAAGGATCAAGTTGACTGCGTACACGCGGACGAATG gttCTATCTAAACGAGCTGTCATATTCTCTGGAGCTAGAAGAAGATGCAAAATCGAAGGAACAAGAAGAAGTACCTTCTGTACTGCCTCTCTTACTCTCGTGA